ATAGCAACTACATTTTTACTAGCATTTTCTGTGTATTTTGTTaaggaaaaagagaatttaaGACTTAAGGAATATGTAATGCTCACTAAACTAAACAGAAAATGAtttatcttgatattttttgcttAGCTTAGTGAATACTATTTGCTTTATAAGCTCGGAatcaatcttttaaatatcctTTATGTGACAAGTATAGGTGAAGTAGGTATTTCAGAGATTGTATTATGTGctttttatttgttcattCTAGCTAAAGTAAATAAGATATAACAGAAATAGATACATACTATATGACAGTAATATACTATTATTGTGTGTCAAAATAGACACGCTTTTCTGAAGCGATGTTTTGGCATACAAattcatgaaaatatttacttgcatacagaaacaaatatatgtgtatatctCAGTTATAATCTCACAAAGAATTCTTTactatgaataattataattgtaaggCAGTGTATTATATCAGACTTCAAcaagtattataaaacaatgcTTGGTTAATGCATATTTAACAGGGATGCATCAAACGTGATATTTACTAATCATTTGTAAATagttaaatctttttttttttagcgtaAATAGCATcctctaatatatatatcttatctctaatatatatatataatgcgaCTGTATAAATCATGAATGTTGAGAATTGAATATTGATTGTGACTACACGGGAATGAATGTGGTTTTATCAAACTatacttaatttaaatgtgtttAGTGTTTGTACATATTATTACTCTATCTAGATTATAACACATTTTCTTGTCATTCTATATAATGTTAGTAACATGAGTCCATTAGAAAAATTGTGTTTAAACTGCCTTTTCATATTAGGAGTAACTTGAGTcctcatttttaattgtagcAAATAGGCTAATctagataatgaaaaaaacacAGCAAAGCCTTTGACGAAAGAGGAAGTACAAATCGTACTTTCGTCCATCCAGAGGATAAATCCGACGTCGGTGCCCCACAATTGGTGTAATTGTCAAAGGTGGTGAATTTCAAGCAAAAAATCATTTGGCAGATTGTCATCAGCTATTGCCAGCTAAGTAAATTAAGCATCGAGAGGTAAACAACTTCAATACTAATTATAAGTAGTTCtatttaaatgtacaaataattaaaatttatttttattttttttagtgcTACTATGTTGCACTATTTATCCTTCTggttattaattgtatttaactAAGAAGGACAAAGTGCTGTTGTGTCTCTTTGTTCTCCTCACAATCATCTGGCACATGCATTTTCATTGtacctttatatatatatattttgtttacacTATAATTACTAAAGGGTTCCTCAATGGTTTTCTCAAAGGGTTCCCGACATTCATGCAAACTTTACGAAAGTGGCTCTTCatataaaaactgtaattgtaacacaaaaaaatatgtgaagtTATTTGTTTgaacgaaataataatttatgttttattcgtACATCTGTACTTTTCAGAAAACACGTTTTCCTCTTCAgagatattttcatatttgtatatgcgaaaattattaattgtatgaGGGCTCAAGTTACTCTTAGGATAAATTTTCAGCCaaaacacaatttttctaGAGGTTTATCCATTCATCTTGATGTAATAGACAGCAGACACACAGAACGTGTATTCCAAACGTGTTAATTAACTACTCGTGTACTTTACTTGTGTGTCGCACCCACAGAATTCTGTCTGTTGGCTGTCCTATCAAAGTTTTCTAACATACGGttgaatatattcatattaatatgcCATTTTTATGTTGACGGCTTTGCTTGGAAGGAAGCGGTTTGTCaaaatgacaattttatttttaattacagtagCTCCGGATGCAATTCATCATCACATCAAGACTTGTAGAACGAACATGAAGAATATGCATTTCGTGGCCCCAGAATATGGAAGTAAGTGCGTTACTTGTGCGCCGAACGCatgaatcatatttttattgttatgttTAAGCTGTTTATTTTCTCTGTCAAGATTCCGTCACACCAGCCattgatatttattcatttggAATGTGTGCTCTGGAGATGGCTGCGCTGGAAATTCAGGGAAATGGTGATACGGGTACAACTGTTACCGAAGAGAACATCCGGAAGACAATAGAATCTTTAGACGATGTTCAACAAAAAGACTTTATTCGTAAATGTCTTGAGGTGGACCCACTTAGTAGACCGAGTGCGAGAGAGTTGCTATTTCATCCCGTTCTATTTGAAGTACATTCTCTCAAGTTACTCGCAGCGCACGCCTTGGTCAATTCAGCTAGTAAGTCGCAGATCAACTTTGCATTACAAATACTTCACTACGATGATTTGTTTTGCATTACTCGAAAATGAGAGGCGATCGATAAAAACAATATGAAAAAGTGACTAACGATTATAAAACATAACGTGTAATTTAACTTTCACAGCTAACATTTCGGAAACGATCACAGATGAAGTGTTACAAAGGCTATATGGACCAGATACCGTAGTTGCCGAAATAAAGTATCAAGGGCTGCCGCCGCAACAAATTCGATTAAGTGATATTCCCGTTACggaaaagttagaaaaatttgttgaagATGTAAAGTGAGTAGCTCAAGCATGGGATACATGGGCCTggattttgtttcttatttcgGACAATTTGGTAACCAGAGCCACTTTATGTTACCAGGTACGGAATATATCCATTGACTGCATTTATGGCGAAATTGCCGCCGCCTGTCCGACCGAGGGCAATATCGCCCGAAGTGACAGAATCGGTTAAATCGGTTACACCCGAGCCCGTGGACGTGGAGTCTCGAAGAGTAGTTAATATGATGTGTAATGTTAAGCCTAGGGAAGATAGTAATGAATTACTTGTGAGTGTGCACATAGAGTATTTCAGAGTGAGACAGCTTACAAACTGTTACTGTGtcaaatctatatattatcaatataaatcaGTATGTTTTGCAGATGACAATATTGTTACGAATGGACGACAAGATGAATAGACAATTGACATGTCCTGTGAGCCAAACGGATACTTCGATGCTTCTTGCGCAAGAACTTGTACATTTTGGGTTTATTAATGAAGTGAGTTTTGTTGCTTCGCGTACATATTGCCGacgtgtttttcttttctccgtGGGAGACTTTGCAAGATGCTTACAATTGTTGCAGAACGATCGTGATAAAATAGCCAATTTAATTGAAGAAGCATTGAGGAGATACTTCAACAAGCAAATGGTAACGCCGGGAATGGTATCGTTAACCAATCTTCCTACTCAAACTACTTTATTGCTGCCTGGTTCGGAATTTCCATGTCTGCAACACTTTGACAATTCCATGTGCAACGCCACAACATCCAATAGTGATAGTGCAACTAACCTGCTGCCAAAAACCTCAGGTATACCCGTGTCAAGTAACAAAACGAGTAAACTTCACGATGATGCAGAACCGCCGACAATCAGCGAGAGCGGTAGTTAACCATCCAGGACGTCTGACAACTCAGTTCACTGTGCCACTTTGCACGCTTTATGTATAGACTGgctatgtatttttatatttaagtaaaCAGAAAAGGGGAGAGGAATGGAAGTAAAGGTGGGAGGGTGCCGTGGCTACACCTTTAAGGTAGATACGACTGGAAATTAAGACCTGCTTAGCGTTTCATTACTTTCATGTCTAGGCGATCAAAGTAAGAAAtctgttgtaaaatttcgTTGgccttttttatattttagagatTTTATGTTGCGCAGATTGTTACCTGTTATACCGTTATATACAGGTATGCGATGAATTAACAAAGAACGTATAAATTTACTGTAAAAAGACCAAATATTTGTGATTGTATAATTAAGAGAATAGTTAGAGGTCTGCTGAATATCAATTCATATTTACACGAAACTATATACGATTTGATACTTACCTGTCGTGATCCAACGGGATACAATTATGAGAGTTTATTATGTATTGTCTTTCTCGTAATGTCTTTTAGAATTACAAGAGGTGAAAAATTAATCCGCCAAAAGTGTATATTCCGCTCTGCAGGAATGACGATGTTtaccataaaatttattttgtgcgTACAAATTGACAAGAATCAATTTAATCATACGTACAAAACTATCTTTTCACTGTATacctattataaaattgattaatattaaaagaaatattgtatagATCTAAAGCTCCTTTCAGGCGAATTTTTCGAATCATCTCTCATCACTCTTCTTGTTTTTCGTCAAAATACTCAGTGTCTTATAAAGTCTGTCTAAACATGAGCGAATATAAGTATTCGCGGAAAGAAAGTAGCATGCTTGTCTAATTGTcatactttttttgttttttaattaggaaaaaaatgtaatattggctcaacaaattaataatcgtATAAAAGCCACGGCCCTGCTCTATACTTGGGTATTATTGATGTGATTAAACCAAGGTTattaaatttcgataaaattagcTGAAATCCttgtaaatactttatatttttaagaaaaatctgTTGACACAGAAAACTAGTCATATAGGTATATTCGAGTGCTAACAGACTAACACAGATCTTATTACGTCTTTTGCATTTATAACACGTGCTTGGCCAAGAAATACCGCTCCAATTTCATACCTCGGTCGAATCAATTTCAGTGAAGCATTTCTCATTAAGTAAACGACTAACCCTACTAGAGGTAACTACTACCTACAACAACATAAACTTCGATCTTAAGTATGTAAGTAGATTATCAAACTAAATTGAATGTGTATAgctttataatacaaattataaacgaCGAAAAGCGCGACGACTGACTCGTGGATATTATGAAAGGGCTGTACGATGACagtgataaataaatactttaactCGAAAATATCATCATTTGGATCACCTTGCCTTTCGAAAAACTTTCTATCGTACATAAATCGAAGTCTTATGTAGTACACTTTACTTTTCATCATTATACTCGTTTATTGGAGGGACGATAAGTCTTTTTTTACGACATACAACGGACGTAAGTATAAATGTTCTACAATGgaatgtgaaaaatttgagatacttaaagtaaataatttttcgcattttttttttcaatatcattATTGCTGATTAGATATCAGCAATCGCATTACGATCAGTCTGGCGATTATGTGTGCGCATATGGCGAAAGTGTGAGAAATGAGAAGATATTAcatctattttaaatcttgatTTCCAGCTTTCAAGTATGATTGTATCACATTATACGTTATGGGCATCGAGTCCCTTGTGCTACACAGCACGAAACGTAATATCAAcgaatattattctaaatgaATCCACTACTTTACATGTGACAATTGTGATTTACTTATCCATGTGGCAAAATTTGATGTGATGAAATGtgttttgtacaaatttaacaaCCTACACTTCTTCACCTATCGTACGTTCTCTCACAGTATCAGCGGATCTTAAGCCCCGTCTTTCGCGTGCGTGCGATTGAGCAGGTAATCAAGATCGTGAGAGATGCGGTCCAGCATACCGCTGGTCGCGCTGTCGCAACCACCAGTCACGACGATCTCCGGCGTCTTCTCCTCGCCGTCGGGCTGCTTGCGCTCGCTCGTGTTGGCGATGTCCGGCATCACTACATGCTCCCGGCTCTTCAGCTCCGTGTTCGCCCGCGACGACAGCTCGACGTCGCTCTTCACGGCCAACGTGACGTCCGGCATGGCGCCCAGACGCGATTCCACGTCGGCGCTGCAGAGAACCTTGGCCGAAGACTCGGCGGACACGCTCGCGGCCGGCGCGAAGATCTTACCGTCGCTGCGATACTTGGTCGCGTCACTGCGAAAGCTGCAGCAGTCATTGACGCTGTAGGTCACCGCGTCATTGCGGGAGCCGCGTCCGGAAAATGTCGGGTCGACAAACAACGGCTGTTCCTGATACTTGCGCGGACTCGTGCTGTAATTCTCGAGATTAATATCGTCCGAATGATCGATTCGGATCTCCGGTAGGAATCTGCTAGTCGCGGGGACGGAAGACTTGACATAGGTGGATGACTCGGACACAAAATCGCGCATGTCTATGCTACCCGCGGCGACACCTCGCACCTCTCGGTACGGCTCGCCGGCGATCGACGACGACGCCGGGGGAGTCGCCGAATCGTTCTCCACCTCTGCATCACCTTTCGAGCAAACTGACGGacataatatgaatattaagaGCATTGTAATAACAACGTTGCTCTTTTACCCCCTTATCAGAATAACAGCTAACCCGATTAGCATAATGTCTCAAGCAGGGTTAAATTCAGGATACCTTTAATTGGTTCTGACGTGTGTTCCTCGTCTGCACTGTGTTTCCACCTGATTCTTCGTAACATTGGTCCGATAATTGCAACCTCGCCGTTAACGATGTATacgattattatatcaaagcCCTGCGTCAATATTAGAGGATAATTTTAACACGTGTGTCTAAGTTTGCTTGGCGATGCAGTTTATCGTCATTGCGAAACTTACCAAGGCGAAAGATAAAGATGCGAATACATAGTGGAAAATTATGGATGATgaatttatgtagaaaatagAGGATGCCTCCATGGCGACAATGCCGCATATAACGAGTGCCGCGCGGTGCAGTATTCGTATTCTGCAATAAAGGGAATcgtataatttgcaaaaatctgtaaaaactATAAATCGCGTGAAGCGCATTTTGTCCTCATTTAAATACCTCATTTCTATAGCTTCTCTTTTCATAATGTTGTCCTCCACTAATGTGTGAACCTTGTGGAGCACGCCCATATACAAAAGCACGAATATTAAAGTCATCATCGTGGCGCAACTAACAAATATGTTATAGACGCCGCTGCCATATATGAGCCACCAGGATTCGTGTCGCCATCCGATACTCTTGTGCGTTAATTCGGTCGCGAATACAGCCAAAATCGGGACACCTGACGTAAATGATTATAAATGACGTTTGGCATTTTATGCACATTTCGAAATCGTCCAATCGCTTAGGTATATATTGTACCGGTTATCACGGCGATGACTGTCGGCTGAAGATGCTGACTCGGTCGGATTTGCGTGAGCTCGGCGTATATTATTAGAGCCTCGGAGATGGGTGCGGACATGCCCACGAGAAGAAACGCTTCTAATCCGATCGCTACGAGCGAATAAGATGACTAAAACACAAAGGagttaataaagaaaatgttcaaaGTGGAACAAAGTTCAAGTTTGTAATTTGTAAGATTTTTGAATAGGAAATTATATCGagatagaattatttttatattacaagtttataattcataaaaattatgcaattccATAGGTCGTAAAATTGGTCTCAACTAAaacgttatatttaaaataaacacataCTTAACAAAAGTATAATTACCTCTGGGAGATTATTATAAAcggcataaataaaaatagccaTTGCGCCGATTAATGCACCGCAGCATTGGAGTTTTAAAAAGTTCAGCCAGCTTCTGTGCTTCCACCAAAAGGTGCCTAGTATGAGAACGGATAGCAAGCACTGAACAAGACAACTGCCGCATCcgaatattataatgaatgtAGTTTGCTCTGTTTTCGCTAGTACTACCTGCAATATTCAAgaatattagtaataaataatagtaaagcTGTTAAAAAACTTTGTAACAAaccatctttattttttgaaaaatatgaatatttaaaacaatttggaAAAAAGATTATAGAATTTCGATTATAGACATTTAATgacatatatgaattttaaaagtgataaaattacGCGAACTTCTTAAGTAAAAGCTACACTTACTTTTACTGCACGAGTCGTCAAGAAAACAGCGACGGTGCCTGCAGTAGGGCACAGACAATGCGTTGTCACGTCGCCGGACACTGTATTCGCTATACAGCTATTGAGATCCCACGATCCAGTGTTACCCATTAGGCCGCAGGAAATATTCCAAGAGCTCGTCTGATTTTGTAAATGTCGGATTTGCAGATCAACCCATATCTTATTGTACTTATCGGTGCCAAAGGAGGGCACCGCGACAGTGATCACTCGAGAATTGATGCGAAACTCCAAATCCGTGCCATCGCTATAATGATAATTGCCGTTTTatgtctttttatatatttttacaatatgagAAAAtccattttgtatttaaaaaaaaacaaattttttttatttatttaaattcaatctatttaaataagtttttccGATCCTTAAAAAAGATAGATAAGATCACTCTTTCTTTGAACAATTACATCGTTTTTCTAAATCAATTCACTCACTCGAGCTCCTTAACGTAAGCTGTTGGTAAAAAACGCGACATGTTTTTGTACACTATAACGATTCCGGCAAACGTGCTATTAGACTTTACATTGCGCTCTTTTTTCTTCCACAATCGTACTGCTACTTTGTCCTCGTACCAATCTGgatatctgcaataaaattgagagattattttatgacataaaaatgtcaaaattgacttgaatataaattttcaacacaGATATACAATAGAtagaaatataacataaaaatgaataagaaataattacacaTAATCGGTCAATGGTGTCTGAAGAGAATGTGTAATACTATCTCCGCTGTGCGATTGCAATTGCTGAATATCCACAACCATGGATGATAAAGGCAGATGCTCACACACATGTTTCAATTGTGTAGACCAGTGGATTAAATTGCGCTGCGTGAGTTGAAGTAATATCGATAGTttctaaaaatgaataattcaaaGCTTGTAAATACACctcttttttacaaaatcacCTTTTCATTTCTAGATTGACCTTACCTCTTGACTCAATATCGAATATTCATCGCTCAGTATTCGATTCATTATGTGAGTCAAAGGCTCTGCGGAAGCATAGGCATCCAGTGGATCAATGCTGTGTTGATACCGTTCGATTTCCGCCAACATGCTCATTATACGATCGCCTTCGCCAGGATACAGCGACAATGTACGCTTGTTTAAGATCTCCCAAAAGGCCAAGATCGTATCCGAGCTTGTGGAATTTTGATAACCCAATGTCAGGCTTCGAaactgtaaattaaatttattttataacgttagtaagaaatttgaaatatttttaatcaattgtaataaattagcattcgtaaattaaaaactttttgctAATTTTCTATGtcattttatactattttaaactattttatatatatattatacatattttgtactaaatgatgtcaattacttgtaaacttttataatgtattataataaatattggaatatgattagtaataaaaaaatattagcgttttttaatttttgtatgttaaatcaattttaacttATGATTTATTAAAGACGTTCTATTGTTCTTCTATCTTATTCTATCTTAAGttttaatgtgttttactATCCACATTCAACTCTAACAAGTCATCGTGACTCTTCGTAAATGTAATCAACAGATTGATGAGAAACAAGAAATACTTACATTATTGTACGGTAAAAGCAATGGCTCGTATAAGCAGGATGAAAAATCCGGTATCTGCCATTCGGGCGTGGTAGCATCCTTCATCGAGCAGAGCCTGGACACTCGTCGGCCCACGAAATATCGCGGACACTCCAGCAGTGCCTCCGATCCTGGAGCAGTATCCGGCCATTGCAAATCCCAGGATATTCCGTTGACGCATATCGGTATCAACGTTCGATTCATCACTTCAACTCGGACGGACATAGATTTATGCGCTACATTGCAGGTGTAGATCGCGGATTTCTAGAGTGATAAACAAACCGCTTTGAATTAAACGGTTCACTATCAAGTGTACTAATTATTCTGTTTTCAAATGTCTATTAATCTTATCAGCAAgctaaattagaaaaaaaatgtttcacggTCAGAGGAATAGATAAAACTAAGTAGATATGATAGTAAAAACTTCTGTGGAGATAAATTCTCTACATGTTATCACCAATGCTGCGTttcaacgaaataaaaaacgaaGATTATGTATTACATAGCACAGTTAATTCGATAGTTAATCGATTAAGAAACTCTAGCATGAGATGACGGTTTTACCTGAGCATTGGTGATCTTTAACATGCTACCCGCCGGATAAAGGTCTTCCCAAACTGCTCGACCAGGTTCCAGTTTAAGCAAGGCGCGATTTTTCGTCCAACCGAAACCAATGCCGATGTTACGCATATTCGGAATCATACATGTCAATTGTATGTTGCTGCCCTGTGAATCATATGATGATATTAatgtatcttttaaaatattaattttttacacatcgAACAAACTTACTATCATGGCTTACCTTTTCTATAGAAGCGCTCATCGGTACTACCTTCACATCCGGTTCATCTCTGATCTCGATGTAGATCCCTTTGCACTGCTGCACACCCCAATCCACCACCTGGCATATGTATTGACCGGCATCAAGCAGCGTCGCCTTCTCGATTGTCAATATCGATGTGTATATGTCTGATCCATCGTTCGGGAAATTGCTAATCCAAATTTCTCTAAAACagcaaaatgataaaaaaatattaagtctTGCTTAAACAagcttaaaaaagaaataaagtatatatattttaatttctatattattttacaaaattgtaatgtaaattttgaataattgtttattctgTTACCTGGTAGCTTTACTCGTGTTCACCAGCATGCCATCTTTGtaccaaataaaatttatactgtaGCTTCCTTGAGCCGCACACGACAAGACGATATGCTCTCCCAAATGAACCTCGTTatcatttatttgattaattcgTAGACTCTAAAAAGGAACAATTTGCAACGTTTCTCAATTATGCGAAAATAAATCACACTCTCAAAAACTGTCAATTGACATATAATtaactctattttttttaaattgaataaaaatagaaagcaAACTTCAATTAACGTGTGCAAACACAATTCTGTCttaattttcagatatcaCACATTTACATTATACGTACTTGTAGTCTAAGTGCAGGCTTTTGTTGGAAGGTAAAATGCGTCGATTCTAGTGCAATCTCGCTAAGACGTCGACGTTGCACGAGTCGATTGAGAGATTCACGAATTTTATCTCCATCGTCAGAATTTCCGAAAAAATGAAACGTAACTTCAGCGGTAggtctgttaaaaaaaaataattcacggTGAAACAATCTAGTTACTTTCATTgcgcaaaatgcaaaaatgtttAGAATGAGattatttatcgaataaaattgtgtatcttaaaatatattttatggtaaataattttaatcccaggattttatatcaaaataattcaagATGCAATCCATCTGCGTATTActgtgtactttttttttatccttgtATGTGTACCTACTCACGTCACGCTCAGGATTTTTAATTCCTCCATCGAAGTGATATTAGAGTTCCTTAGGTATTTTGCAAGCTACGAGGAAAGTTCTTATGAATTAAACGAGTACGACATCGATCGCAAAATAGAgaactataatatataataaatcggAATGAGGAAACAAGAAATAAGGAAAGTAAAACTCTTTGTGTCTCgtcaaaatatcatttaatcaTCATATCAACGATGGTACaagtttacatttttcttcgaCATGGTTCAGCTGTCGATTTTTACCAAGTATACATAATAAAGATTATGTTTGTTCTTCACAACAAATggtatacataattaaaaagtacatacatcaataaatatatcttattcaGTAACAAAGTGATTCCAACTATCACTCGCTTGTTGAAACAAGAATAAATCCGTTCTTTTCAGCCGCATTGTATTACACTTCCTGCATTCAAAGGTGAgtatatattagagaaaaaggagaaatgagaaaaatagaaaaagagtATTCGAAATCAAAGGAAGTGCAATCAAAGAGCTAAAAAAAACAGACCTAATATCGAGATGGCTGGTATATCtcgtttaatatatattttaacatataatgtTGCTTATCAACACCCTCGCTGATAAGATACACCAAATACATTGCTAGATCAGTATTCCTCCTTGCACTCTTTGTT
This genomic window from Linepithema humile isolate Giens D197 chromosome 5, Lhum_UNIL_v1.0, whole genome shotgun sequence contains:
- the LOC105675158 gene encoding uncharacterized protein isoform X1; translation: MKNYLVTMCYSCVFNNYRRKMKSPIVSGVFLLYLCCANLPGVVMNFDPLCGGHLTSLRGVIHTPNFPGPFPVPIKCRWVIDVSDIPSTNSSIVVYLTQLYVYKGLRFTEYAYYESETMNFGAALIKEVTEGNVFEYRRLRTFRPFLVIEFELDRLEGNHIRVLNDLLDVYGFNVTYEMTEEHPNPESCTVRDCSFAGNCLVSVDHTFFWCDCFDGFSGRSCNEGSLCFNDEHNPVCQNGATCRQIGAEAMRCDCLDGYVGHNCETRLLDTLDTECASENCILQCPIDEQQQPCSCKDGTKIYNNRSRYECRIKLSNVTSLRMGQIPQHGSLESFVSKQLAKYLRNSNITSMEELKILSVTPTAEVTFHFFGNSDDGDKIRESLNRLVQRRRLSEIALESTHFTFQQKPALRLQSLRINQINDNEVHLGEHIVLSCAAQGSYSINFIWYKDGMLVNTSKATREIWISNFPNDGSDIYTSILTIEKATLLDAGQYICQVVDWGVQQCKGIYIEIRDEPDVKVVPMSASIEKGSNIQLTCMIPNMRNIGIGFGWTKNRALLKLEPGRAVWEDLYPAGSMLKITNAQKSAIYTCNVAHKSMSVRVEVMNRTLIPICVNGISWDLQWPDTAPGSEALLECPRYFVGRRVSRLCSMKDATTPEWQIPDFSSCLYEPLLLPYNNFRSLTLGYQNSTSSDTILAFWEILNKRTLSLYPGEGDRIMSMLAEIERYQHSIDPLDAYASAEPLTHIMNRILSDEYSILSQEKLSILLQLTQRNLIHWSTQLKHVCEHLPLSSMVVDIQQLQSHSGDSITHSLQTPLTDYVYPDWYEDKVAVRLWKKKERNVKSNSTFAGIVIVYKNMSRFLPTAYVKELDDGTDLEFRINSRVITVAVPSFGTDKYNKIWVDLQIRHLQNQTSSWNISCGLMGNTGSWDLNSCIANTVSGDVTTHCLCPTAGTVAVFLTTRAVKVVLAKTEQTTFIIIFGCGSCLVQCLLSVLILGTFWWKHRSWLNFLKLQCCGALIGAMAIFIYAVYNNLPESSYSLVAIGLEAFLLVGMSAPISEALIIYAELTQIRPSQHLQPTVIAVITGVPILAVFATELTHKSIGWRHESWWLIYGSGVYNIFVSCATMMTLIFVLLYMGVLHKVHTLVEDNIMKREAIEMRIRILHRAALVICGIVAMEASSIFYINSSSIIFHYVFASLSFALGFDIIIVYIVNGEVAIIGPMLRRIRWKHSADEEHTSEPIKVCSKGDAEVENDSATPPASSSIAGEPYREVRGVAAGSIDMRDFVSESSTYVKSSVPATSRFLPEIRIDHSDDINLENYSTSPRKYQEQPLFVDPTFSGRGSRNDAVTYSVNDCCSFRSDATKYRSDGKIFAPAASVSAESSAKVLCSADVESRLGAMPDVTLAVKSDVELSSRANTELKSREHVVMPDIANTSERKQPDGEEKTPEIVVTGGCDSATSGMLDRISHDLDYLLNRTHAKDGA
- the LOC105675158 gene encoding uncharacterized protein isoform X2 is translated as MKSPIVSGVFLLYLCCANLPGVVMNFDPLCGGHLTSLRGVIHTPNFPGPFPVPIKCRWVIDVSDIPSTNSSIVVYLTQLYVYKGLRFTEYAYYESETMNFGAALIKEVTEGNVFEYRRLRTFRPFLVIEFELDRLEGNHIRVLNDLLDVYGFNVTYEMTEEHPNPESCTVRDCSFAGNCLVSVDHTFFWCDCFDGFSGRSCNEGSLCFNDEHNPVCQNGATCRQIGAEAMRCDCLDGYVGHNCETRLLDTLDTECASENCILQCPIDEQQQPCSCKDGTKIYNNRSRYECRIKLSNVTSLRMGQIPQHGSLESFVSKQLAKYLRNSNITSMEELKILSVTPTAEVTFHFFGNSDDGDKIRESLNRLVQRRRLSEIALESTHFTFQQKPALRLQSLRINQINDNEVHLGEHIVLSCAAQGSYSINFIWYKDGMLVNTSKATREIWISNFPNDGSDIYTSILTIEKATLLDAGQYICQVVDWGVQQCKGIYIEIRDEPDVKVVPMSASIEKGSNIQLTCMIPNMRNIGIGFGWTKNRALLKLEPGRAVWEDLYPAGSMLKITNAQKSAIYTCNVAHKSMSVRVEVMNRTLIPICVNGISWDLQWPDTAPGSEALLECPRYFVGRRVSRLCSMKDATTPEWQIPDFSSCLYEPLLLPYNNFRSLTLGYQNSTSSDTILAFWEILNKRTLSLYPGEGDRIMSMLAEIERYQHSIDPLDAYASAEPLTHIMNRILSDEYSILSQEKLSILLQLTQRNLIHWSTQLKHVCEHLPLSSMVVDIQQLQSHSGDSITHSLQTPLTDYVYPDWYEDKVAVRLWKKKERNVKSNSTFAGIVIVYKNMSRFLPTAYVKELDDGTDLEFRINSRVITVAVPSFGTDKYNKIWVDLQIRHLQNQTSSWNISCGLMGNTGSWDLNSCIANTVSGDVTTHCLCPTAGTVAVFLTTRAVKVVLAKTEQTTFIIIFGCGSCLVQCLLSVLILGTFWWKHRSWLNFLKLQCCGALIGAMAIFIYAVYNNLPESSYSLVAIGLEAFLLVGMSAPISEALIIYAELTQIRPSQHLQPTVIAVITGVPILAVFATELTHKSIGWRHESWWLIYGSGVYNIFVSCATMMTLIFVLLYMGVLHKVHTLVEDNIMKREAIEMRIRILHRAALVICGIVAMEASSIFYINSSSIIFHYVFASLSFALGFDIIIVYIVNGEVAIIGPMLRRIRWKHSADEEHTSEPIKVCSKGDAEVENDSATPPASSSIAGEPYREVRGVAAGSIDMRDFVSESSTYVKSSVPATSRFLPEIRIDHSDDINLENYSTSPRKYQEQPLFVDPTFSGRGSRNDAVTYSVNDCCSFRSDATKYRSDGKIFAPAASVSAESSAKVLCSADVESRLGAMPDVTLAVKSDVELSSRANTELKSREHVVMPDIANTSERKQPDGEEKTPEIVVTGGCDSATSGMLDRISHDLDYLLNRTHAKDGA